A single region of the Streptomyces sp. AM 4-1-1 genome encodes:
- a CDS encoding adenosylcobinamide-GDP ribazoletransferase encodes MTSLNSHGIRFALGTLTVLPVRVTRWDRETARAGMLAAPLAGLLVGLLSAALGGLLLLAGSGPLLAAVASVAVPAALTRGLHLDGLADTADGLGSSRPAVEALRIMKQSDIGPFGVITLLFTLLAQVAALSELYGRSWTQGAVAAAVAGVSARVALTLAARRGVPPARPGGLGAVVAGTVPVSAAVAVAVLVVGVCAGAGAFFGAYGAMRHALAVVCALGVAQSLLRHCVRRLGGVTGDVFGALAEAAAVTALVVLTLGGS; translated from the coding sequence GTGACCTCCTTGAACAGCCACGGCATACGTTTCGCCCTCGGCACCCTCACCGTGCTCCCGGTCCGCGTCACCCGCTGGGACCGGGAGACCGCCCGCGCCGGCATGCTGGCGGCCCCCCTCGCCGGACTGCTCGTCGGGCTGCTCTCGGCGGCGCTCGGCGGTCTCCTCCTGCTGGCCGGTTCGGGCCCGCTGCTCGCCGCGGTGGCCTCCGTCGCCGTACCCGCGGCCCTCACCCGGGGGCTGCACCTCGACGGCCTCGCCGACACCGCCGACGGTCTCGGCAGCTCCAGGCCCGCGGTGGAGGCCCTGCGGATCATGAAGCAGTCGGACATCGGGCCGTTCGGGGTCATCACCCTGCTGTTCACGCTGCTGGCGCAGGTCGCCGCGCTGTCCGAGCTGTACGGGCGGAGCTGGACGCAGGGGGCGGTGGCGGCGGCCGTCGCCGGGGTCAGTGCCCGGGTCGCGCTCACCCTCGCCGCCCGGCGGGGTGTGCCGCCCGCCCGTCCGGGCGGTCTGGGCGCGGTGGTGGCGGGCACGGTACCGGTCAGCGCGGCGGTGGCGGTGGCGGTCCTGGTCGTCGGGGTCTGCGCGGGCGCGGGGGCGTTCTTCGGCGCGTACGGGGCGATGCGCCACGCCCTCGCCGTCGTGTGCGCGCTCGGGGTCGCCCAGTCGCTGCTGCGGCACTGCGTCCGGCGGCTGGGCGGGGTGACGGGGGATGTGTTCGGCGCCCTGGCCGAGGCGGCGGCGGTGACCGCGCTGGTGGTGCTCACCCTCGGCGGTTCCTGA
- a CDS encoding leucyl aminopeptidase, with protein sequence MTALTLSTAGAATLRADALVVGIGKGAKGPVVAPGAGAVDKAFDGKLATVLEALGASGAEGEVTKLPAPSGLKVPVVVVVGLGPVPAKGDGYDGEALRRAAGSAARALAGAKKAGFALPTGSVEDAEAVAEGALLGAYAFTAYQGGENKVAPKGKPQSGPKLPLEEVALLGAKPRDKAYKAAAERAVAVSEEINRARDLINTPPNDLYPESFAAVAAAAGKEHGVKVQVLDEKALVKGGFGGLLGVGQGSTHGPRLVKLAYTHPKAEKTLALVGKGITYDSGGISLKPAGHNETMKCDMSGAAAVFAAVIAASRLGLRVNVTGWLALAENMPSGNATRPGDVLRMYSGKTVEVLNTDAEGRLVLGDALTRASEEKPDAIVDVATLTGAMVLALGNRTFGIMANDDAFRTAIHEIAGEVGEASWPMPLPADLRKGMESPTADIANMGERMGGGLVAGLFLQEFVGEGIAWAHLDIAGPAFHEGAPYGYTPKGGTGSAVRTLVRLAERTASGDLG encoded by the coding sequence GTGACTGCTCTCACTCTCAGCACCGCCGGTGCGGCGACGCTGCGCGCCGACGCCCTCGTCGTCGGCATCGGCAAGGGCGCCAAGGGTCCGGTCGTCGCACCGGGCGCCGGCGCCGTGGACAAGGCGTTCGACGGAAAGCTCGCCACCGTCCTGGAGGCGCTGGGCGCCTCCGGTGCCGAGGGCGAGGTGACCAAGCTCCCCGCCCCCTCCGGGCTGAAGGTCCCGGTCGTCGTCGTGGTCGGCCTCGGTCCGGTCCCCGCGAAGGGCGACGGCTACGACGGCGAGGCGCTGCGCCGCGCCGCCGGTTCCGCGGCCCGCGCGCTGGCGGGTGCCAAGAAGGCCGGCTTCGCGCTGCCGACCGGGTCCGTCGAGGACGCCGAGGCCGTCGCCGAGGGCGCCCTGCTGGGTGCGTACGCCTTCACCGCCTACCAGGGCGGCGAGAACAAGGTCGCCCCGAAGGGCAAGCCGCAGAGCGGCCCAAAGCTGCCGCTCGAAGAGGTCGCCCTGCTCGGCGCCAAGCCGCGCGACAAGGCGTACAAGGCCGCCGCCGAGCGTGCCGTCGCGGTCTCCGAGGAGATCAACCGCGCCCGCGACCTGATCAACACCCCGCCGAACGACCTCTACCCCGAGTCCTTCGCCGCGGTGGCCGCCGCCGCCGGCAAGGAGCACGGCGTCAAGGTGCAGGTGCTCGACGAGAAGGCACTCGTCAAGGGCGGCTTCGGCGGTCTGCTGGGCGTCGGCCAGGGCTCGACGCACGGCCCGCGCCTGGTGAAGCTCGCCTACACCCACCCGAAGGCGGAGAAGACCCTGGCCCTGGTCGGCAAGGGCATCACGTACGACTCCGGCGGCATCTCGCTGAAGCCGGCCGGTCACAACGAGACGATGAAGTGCGACATGAGTGGCGCCGCCGCCGTGTTCGCCGCCGTCATCGCGGCCTCCCGGCTCGGCCTGCGGGTGAACGTCACCGGCTGGCTGGCGCTCGCCGAGAACATGCCGTCGGGCAACGCCACCCGCCCCGGTGACGTGCTCCGCATGTACAGCGGCAAGACCGTCGAGGTCCTGAACACGGACGCCGAGGGCCGGCTCGTGCTCGGGGACGCGCTGACCCGCGCCTCCGAGGAGAAGCCGGACGCGATCGTCGACGTGGCGACCCTGACCGGTGCGATGGTGCTGGCGCTCGGCAACCGCACGTTCGGCATCATGGCGAACGACGACGCGTTCCGTACCGCCATCCACGAGATCGCCGGCGAGGTCGGTGAGGCCTCCTGGCCGATGCCGCTCCCGGCCGACCTCCGCAAGGGCATGGAGTCCCCGACCGCCGACATCGCCAACATGGGCGAGCGGATGGGCGGCGGCCTGGTGGCCGGGCTGTTCCTCCAGGAGTTCGTGGGCGAGGGCATCGCCTGGGCGCACCTGGACATCGCGGGTCCGGCCTTCCACGAGGGCGCCCCGTACGGTTACACGCCCAAGGGCGGCACCGGTTCCGCGGTCCGTACGCTGGTGCGGCTCGCCGAGCGCACCGCGTCGGGCGACCTCGGCTGA
- the lpdA gene encoding dihydrolipoyl dehydrogenase: MANDASTVFDLVILGGGSGGYAAALRGAQLGLDVALIEKNKLGGTCLHNGCIPTKALLHAGEIADQAREAEQFGVKATFEGIDITAVHKYKDDVISGLYKGLQGLVASRKVTYIEGEGRLSSPTSVDVDGQRVQGRHVLLATGSVPKSLPGLEIDGNRVISSDHALTLDRVPQSAIILGGGVIGVEFASAWKSFGTDVTIVEGLKHLVPVEDENSSKLLERAFRKRGIKFNLGTFFDKAEYTDNGVRVTLADGKTFEAEVLLVAIGRGPVSQGLGYEEQGVATDRGYVLVDEYMRTNVETISAVGDLVPTLQLAHVGFAEGILVAERLAGLKTVPIDYDGVPRVTYCHPEVASVGLTEAKAKEIYGADKVVALKYNLAGNGRSKILKTSGEVKLVQVKDGAVVGVHMVGDRMGEQVGEAQLIYNWEALPAEVAQLIHAHPTQSEALGEAHLALAGKPLHSHD; this comes from the coding sequence GTGGCGAACGACGCCAGCACCGTTTTCGACCTAGTGATCCTCGGCGGTGGTAGCGGCGGTTATGCCGCGGCCCTGCGCGGAGCGCAGCTGGGCCTGGACGTCGCACTGATCGAGAAGAACAAGCTCGGCGGCACCTGCCTGCACAACGGCTGCATCCCGACGAAGGCCCTGCTGCACGCCGGTGAGATCGCCGACCAGGCACGCGAGGCCGAGCAGTTCGGTGTCAAGGCCACCTTCGAGGGCATCGACATCACCGCCGTCCACAAGTACAAGGACGACGTCATCTCCGGCCTGTACAAGGGCCTCCAGGGGCTGGTCGCCTCCCGCAAGGTGACCTACATCGAGGGCGAGGGGCGGCTCTCCTCCCCGACGTCCGTCGACGTGGACGGACAGCGCGTCCAGGGCCGTCACGTCCTCCTGGCGACCGGCTCCGTGCCGAAGTCCCTGCCGGGCCTGGAGATCGACGGCAACCGTGTCATCTCCTCGGACCACGCGCTGACGCTGGACCGTGTCCCGCAGTCCGCGATCATCCTGGGCGGCGGCGTCATCGGCGTCGAGTTCGCCTCGGCGTGGAAGTCCTTCGGCACGGACGTCACGATCGTCGAGGGCCTCAAGCACCTCGTCCCGGTCGAGGACGAGAACAGCTCCAAGCTTCTTGAGCGCGCGTTCCGCAAGCGCGGCATCAAGTTCAACCTCGGCACGTTCTTCGACAAGGCCGAGTACACCGACAACGGCGTGCGGGTCACCCTCGCCGACGGCAAGACCTTCGAGGCGGAGGTGCTGCTGGTCGCGATCGGCCGCGGCCCGGTCTCGCAGGGACTGGGGTACGAGGAGCAGGGCGTCGCCACCGACCGCGGCTACGTCCTGGTGGACGAGTACATGCGGACGAACGTCGAGACCATCTCGGCCGTCGGCGACCTGGTCCCGACCCTTCAGCTCGCGCACGTCGGCTTCGCCGAGGGCATCCTCGTCGCGGAGCGGCTGGCCGGACTGAAGACCGTGCCGATCGACTACGACGGTGTCCCCCGGGTGACGTACTGCCACCCCGAGGTCGCCTCCGTCGGTCTCACCGAGGCCAAGGCCAAGGAGATCTACGGTGCGGACAAGGTCGTCGCGCTGAAGTACAACCTGGCGGGCAACGGCCGCAGCAAGATCCTGAAGACCTCGGGCGAGGTGAAGCTCGTCCAGGTCAAGGACGGGGCCGTGGTCGGCGTCCACATGGTCGGTGACCGTATGGGCGAGCAGGTCGGCGAAGCCCAGCTGATCTACAACTGGGAGGCGCTGCCGGCCGAGGTCGCGCAGCTCATCCACGCCCACCCGACGCAGAGCGAAGCGCTCGGCGAGGCCCACCTGGCACTGGCCGGCAAGCCTCTCCACTCCCACGACTGA
- the sucB gene encoding 2-oxoglutarate dehydrogenase, E2 component, dihydrolipoamide succinyltransferase: MSVSVTLPALGESVTEGTVTRWLKAEGERVEADEPLLEVSTDKVDTEIPAPASGVLTSIKVAEDETVEVGAELAVIDDGSGAPEAEAAPEAEAAPAAEAPAPAAETAPAAEAAPETEAPTAPSTETEAPAPAPTAEAAAGGSSAEGTDVTLPALGESVTEGTVTRWLKEVGEEVTEDEPLLEVSTDKVDTEIPAPVSGVLLEIVVAEDETAEVGAKLAVIGAPGAAPAAAPAPAAPAPAAEAPAPAPQAQAPAAPAPAEPAAPAQPEAPAQPAPQAPSAPAPQQQTTPAPDPVPSAPVPAPAPAAKAPAATSGDDGAYVTPLVRKLAAESGVDLGSLKGTGVGGRIRKQDVIASAEAAKAAAAPAPAAAAPAAAKAPKPEASPLRGQTVKMTRMRKVIGDNMMKALHSQAQLTSVIEVDITRLMKLRGLAKESFAAREGVKLSPMPFFVKAAAQALKAHPVVNARINEDEGTITYFDSENIGIAVDAEKGLMTPVIKSAGDLNIAGISKKTAELAGKARGGGLTPDDMSGATFTISNTGSRGALFDTVIVPPNQAAILGIGATVRRPVVIDHPDLGETIAVRDMTYLSLSYDHRLVDGADAARYLTAVKAILEAGEFEVELGL, encoded by the coding sequence ATGTCGGTTTCCGTAACCCTTCCGGCGCTCGGCGAGAGCGTCACCGAGGGCACCGTCACCCGCTGGCTGAAGGCCGAGGGCGAGCGCGTCGAGGCCGACGAGCCGTTGCTCGAGGTCTCGACCGACAAGGTCGACACCGAGATCCCGGCCCCCGCGTCCGGTGTGCTGACCTCCATCAAGGTCGCCGAGGACGAGACCGTCGAGGTCGGCGCCGAGCTGGCCGTCATCGACGACGGTTCCGGCGCGCCCGAGGCCGAGGCGGCGCCCGAGGCCGAGGCGGCGCCCGCCGCCGAGGCCCCCGCGCCCGCCGCCGAGACCGCACCCGCGGCCGAGGCCGCTCCCGAGACCGAGGCCCCGACCGCGCCGTCCACCGAGACCGAGGCCCCGGCCCCGGCCCCGACCGCCGAGGCGGCTGCCGGCGGCAGCTCCGCCGAGGGCACCGACGTCACCCTCCCGGCGCTCGGCGAGAGCGTCACCGAGGGCACCGTCACCCGCTGGCTGAAGGAGGTCGGCGAGGAGGTCACGGAGGACGAGCCGCTGCTGGAGGTGTCGACGGACAAGGTCGACACCGAGATCCCGGCCCCGGTCTCCGGTGTGCTGCTGGAGATCGTGGTCGCCGAGGACGAGACCGCCGAGGTCGGCGCCAAGCTCGCCGTCATCGGTGCCCCCGGTGCCGCTCCGGCCGCCGCCCCCGCTCCGGCCGCACCGGCGCCCGCCGCCGAGGCACCCGCCCCGGCACCGCAGGCCCAGGCCCCGGCCGCACCGGCACCCGCCGAGCCGGCCGCCCCGGCCCAGCCCGAGGCTCCGGCCCAGCCCGCCCCGCAGGCCCCGTCCGCCCCGGCGCCGCAGCAGCAGACCACCCCGGCCCCGGACCCGGTTCCGTCGGCTCCGGTGCCCGCCCCGGCCCCGGCCGCCAAGGCCCCGGCCGCGACGTCCGGTGACGACGGCGCGTACGTCACGCCGCTGGTCCGCAAGCTCGCCGCCGAGAGCGGTGTCGACCTGGGCTCGCTCAAGGGCACCGGCGTCGGTGGCCGCATCCGCAAGCAGGACGTCATCGCCAGTGCGGAGGCCGCCAAGGCGGCTGCCGCTCCGGCCCCGGCCGCGGCCGCCCCGGCCGCCGCCAAGGCGCCGAAGCCGGAGGCGTCCCCGCTGCGCGGTCAGACGGTCAAGATGACCCGCATGCGCAAGGTCATCGGCGACAACATGATGAAGGCCCTGCACTCGCAGGCCCAGCTGACCTCGGTGATCGAGGTCGACATCACCAGGCTGATGAAGCTGCGCGGTCTGGCGAAGGAGTCCTTCGCCGCCCGTGAGGGCGTCAAGCTGTCCCCGATGCCGTTCTTCGTGAAGGCGGCGGCCCAGGCGCTGAAGGCCCACCCGGTCGTCAACGCCCGGATCAACGAGGACGAGGGCACCATCACGTACTTCGACTCGGAGAACATCGGCATCGCCGTGGACGCCGAGAAGGGTCTGATGACCCCGGTCATCAAGAGTGCGGGCGACCTGAACATCGCCGGCATCTCGAAGAAGACCGCCGAGCTGGCCGGCAAGGCCCGCGGCGGCGGCCTGACCCCGGACGACATGTCCGGCGCCACCTTCACGATCAGCAACACCGGTTCGCGCGGTGCGCTGTTCGACACGGTCATCGTGCCCCCGAACCAGGCCGCCATCCTGGGCATCGGTGCCACGGTCCGCCGCCCGGTGGTCATCGACCACCCGGATCTCGGCGAGACGATCGCGGTGCGCGACATGACGTACCTCTCGCTCTCCTACGACCACCGTCTGGTGGACGGCGCCGACGCCGCCCGCTACCTGACTGCGGTCAAGGCGATCCTGGAGGCCGGCGAGTTCGAGGTCGAGCTCGGTCTGTGA
- a CDS encoding GntR family transcriptional regulator, whose protein sequence is MTPPVVHSLREQIREHIVDGIVSGRWKPGERIVERRIATELEVSQTPVREALRELETLRLIESAPNKGVRVRNLTAADLEESYPVRAGLEQIAAELAASALGDDCSRLAPHVTALYEADRLADGEAQVRHTVAFHRELVRAAGNAVLLHTWEGLGIEVFTALSIRWLGTVQKSYAEEHEALIEAFLRHDPQIGVLVKAHVLGCAPRA, encoded by the coding sequence ATGACCCCGCCCGTCGTCCACTCGCTGCGCGAACAGATCCGCGAGCACATCGTGGACGGGATCGTCAGCGGGCGCTGGAAGCCGGGCGAGCGGATCGTGGAGCGGCGCATCGCGACCGAGCTGGAGGTCAGCCAGACCCCCGTGCGCGAGGCGCTGCGCGAGCTGGAGACGCTGCGGCTGATCGAGTCGGCCCCGAACAAGGGGGTCCGGGTCCGGAATCTGACGGCGGCCGATCTGGAGGAGAGCTACCCGGTGCGGGCCGGTCTCGAACAGATCGCGGCGGAGCTGGCCGCGTCCGCGCTGGGCGACGACTGCTCGCGGCTGGCACCGCATGTGACGGCGCTGTACGAGGCCGACCGGCTGGCGGACGGTGAGGCGCAGGTGCGGCACACCGTGGCCTTCCACCGGGAGCTGGTCCGGGCCGCCGGGAACGCCGTGCTCCTGCACACCTGGGAGGGTCTGGGCATCGAGGTGTTCACGGCGCTGTCGATCCGCTGGCTGGGCACGGTCCAGAAGTCGTACGCGGAGGAGCACGAGGCGCTCATCGAGGCGTTCCTCCGGCACGACCCTCAGATCGGAGTGCTGGTGAAGGCACACGTCCTGGGCTGTGCGCCACGTGCCTGA
- the aceE gene encoding pyruvate dehydrogenase (acetyl-transferring), homodimeric type, with translation MTDPVGKLPSELDQLPDRDPEETAEWAASLDAVTKAAGPHRAAYLMRRSLQHAEGAGIALPKLLETDYVNSIPTADEPEFDGDLEMESRITAWNRWNAAAMVTRGSRLGVGGHIATFASAAWLYETGFNHFFHGKEGDGSGDQLYIQGHASPGIYARAFLDGRLNERQLDNFRQEAGGDGLPSYPHPRRLPWLWEFPTVSMGLGPLSAIYQARFNRYLTNRSIKDTSNSHVWAFLGDGEMDEPESTAALALASRERLDNLTFVINCNLQRLDGPVRANFRIVQELEAAFRGAGWNVVKTLWGNAWDELFQLDTTGALVRRLREVPDAQFQTYATRDVAYIREHFFGAEPALVELAKLLTDAKIIECFHTSRGGHEARKVYAAYKAALEFKGAPTVILAQTVKGYTLGPGFESRNANHQMKKLSGNQFRAMRDLLELPIPDSKLDDALVPYGHPGADSPEVRYLQERRAALGGPAPARRVHAVALPEPDERAFAALKKGSGKQELATTMAFVRLAKDLMRDKETGRRWVPIVPDEARTFGMEALFPSAGIYSPLGQTYDPVDRDQLMYYKEAKDGQVLNEGITEAGSLADFIAASTSYATHGEPMIPFYIFYSMFGWQRTGDQFWQLGDQLGRGFVVGATAGRTTLTGEGLQHADGHSHLIASTNPASLNYDPAFAYEIAVIVKEGLRRMYGPEAEDVFYYLTVYNEPKPQPAMPEGVEEGILKGLYRFKEGTPAKADAPRVQLLASGTAIHWILEAQELLSADWGVTADVWSATSWGELRREALESDEALLRGEQRVPYVTQALAGAPGPVLAVSDWMRAVPDQISQWVEQDWSSLGTDGFGISDTREAARRHFGVDARSIAVAALAQLARRGEISGASVKEARERYGL, from the coding sequence ATGACCGACCCCGTAGGAAAGCTTCCGAGCGAGCTCGACCAGCTCCCGGACCGCGACCCCGAGGAGACCGCCGAATGGGCGGCCTCCCTCGACGCCGTCACCAAGGCCGCGGGCCCGCACCGCGCCGCTTATCTGATGCGTCGTTCGCTCCAGCACGCGGAGGGCGCCGGTATCGCGCTGCCCAAGCTGCTGGAGACGGACTACGTCAACTCCATCCCGACCGCCGACGAGCCCGAGTTCGACGGCGATCTGGAGATGGAGTCCCGGATCACCGCCTGGAACCGCTGGAACGCGGCCGCGATGGTCACCCGTGGCTCCCGGCTCGGCGTCGGCGGCCACATCGCCACCTTCGCCTCGGCGGCCTGGCTGTACGAGACCGGCTTCAACCACTTCTTCCACGGCAAGGAGGGGGACGGCTCCGGCGACCAGCTCTACATCCAGGGCCACGCCTCCCCCGGCATCTACGCCCGCGCCTTCCTCGACGGCCGGCTGAACGAGCGCCAGCTCGACAACTTCCGCCAGGAGGCGGGCGGCGACGGACTGCCCTCCTACCCGCACCCGCGGCGGCTGCCCTGGCTGTGGGAGTTCCCGACCGTGTCGATGGGCCTCGGCCCGCTCTCCGCGATCTACCAGGCGCGCTTCAACCGCTATCTCACCAACCGCAGCATCAAGGACACGTCGAACTCGCACGTCTGGGCCTTCCTCGGCGACGGCGAGATGGACGAGCCCGAGTCGACGGCGGCCCTCGCCCTCGCCTCGCGTGAGCGGCTGGACAACCTGACCTTCGTCATCAACTGCAACCTCCAGCGCCTCGACGGCCCGGTCCGTGCGAACTTCCGGATCGTGCAGGAGCTGGAGGCCGCGTTCCGCGGCGCCGGCTGGAACGTCGTCAAGACCCTGTGGGGCAACGCCTGGGACGAACTGTTCCAGCTCGACACCACGGGCGCGCTGGTCCGCAGGCTCCGGGAGGTCCCGGACGCCCAGTTCCAGACGTACGCCACCCGGGACGTCGCGTACATCCGTGAGCACTTCTTCGGCGCCGAGCCCGCGCTCGTCGAGCTGGCGAAGCTGCTCACCGACGCGAAGATCATCGAGTGTTTCCACACCTCGCGCGGCGGCCACGAGGCCCGCAAGGTGTACGCGGCGTACAAGGCGGCCCTGGAGTTCAAGGGCGCGCCGACCGTGATCCTCGCCCAGACGGTGAAGGGCTACACGCTCGGTCCCGGCTTCGAGTCGCGCAACGCCAACCACCAGATGAAGAAGCTCTCCGGCAACCAGTTCCGTGCCATGCGCGACCTGCTGGAGCTGCCGATCCCGGACTCCAAGCTGGACGACGCCCTGGTCCCGTACGGCCACCCGGGCGCCGACTCCCCCGAGGTGCGCTACCTCCAGGAGCGCCGCGCCGCCCTCGGCGGCCCCGCCCCGGCCCGCCGGGTGCACGCGGTGGCGCTGCCGGAGCCGGACGAGCGCGCGTTCGCCGCGCTGAAGAAGGGCTCCGGCAAACAGGAGCTGGCCACCACGATGGCGTTCGTGCGGCTGGCGAAGGACCTGATGCGGGACAAGGAGACCGGCAGGCGCTGGGTCCCGATCGTCCCCGACGAGGCCCGCACCTTCGGCATGGAGGCGCTGTTCCCCTCGGCCGGCATCTACTCCCCGCTGGGGCAGACGTACGACCCGGTCGACCGCGACCAGCTGATGTACTACAAGGAGGCGAAGGACGGCCAGGTCCTCAACGAGGGCATCACCGAGGCCGGTTCGCTGGCCGACTTCATCGCCGCCTCCACGTCGTACGCCACGCACGGCGAGCCGATGATCCCGTTCTACATCTTCTACTCGATGTTCGGCTGGCAGCGCACGGGCGACCAGTTCTGGCAGCTCGGTGACCAGCTGGGCCGCGGTTTCGTGGTCGGCGCCACGGCCGGCCGCACCACCCTGACGGGCGAGGGCCTTCAGCACGCCGACGGCCACTCGCACCTCATCGCGTCCACGAACCCCGCGTCGCTCAACTACGACCCGGCGTTCGCGTACGAGATCGCGGTGATCGTCAAGGAGGGCCTGCGGAGGATGTACGGCCCCGAGGCCGAGGACGTCTTCTACTACCTGACGGTCTACAACGAGCCGAAGCCGCAGCCCGCGATGCCGGAAGGCGTCGAGGAGGGCATCCTCAAGGGCCTGTACCGCTTCAAGGAGGGCACACCGGCGAAGGCCGACGCCCCGCGCGTCCAGCTGCTGGCCTCCGGTACGGCCATCCACTGGATTCTGGAGGCGCAGGAGCTGCTGTCCGCCGACTGGGGCGTCACGGCCGACGTCTGGTCCGCCACCTCCTGGGGCGAGCTGCGCCGCGAGGCGCTGGAGTCCGACGAGGCGCTGCTCCGCGGCGAGCAGCGGGTGCCGTACGTCACCCAGGCGCTGGCCGGCGCCCCGGGTCCGGTCCTCGCGGTCAGCGACTGGATGCGGGCGGTTCCGGACCAGATCAGCCAGTGGGTGGAGCAGGACTGGTCCTCGCTCGGCACGGACGGCTTCGGCATCTCCGACACCCGGGAGGCGGCCCGCCGTCACTTCGGGGTCGACGCCCGGTCGATCGCGGTGGCGGCCCTGGCCCAGCTGGCCCGTCGCGGCGAGATCTCCGGGGCCTCGGTCAAGGAGGCCCGCGAGCGGTACGGCCTGTAG
- a CDS encoding YafY family protein: protein MRAARLIKMVLILQSRAAMTAAELARELEVSERTVTRDAQALSEAGIPVYADRGRTGGYRLISGYRALPPSLKGIGGGPLTGLTREEAQALFLSGLPSALREMGLADTASSARLKVSEALLPSLRDASEAAARRFHLDAPGWYQDPRPPGLLPEIAEAVRGDRRLTARYRRGARDGERTADARPAGREVERELDPYGLVLKAGVWYLVARVGDDFRVYRIDRFSAATVSDERFVRDEGFDLAAFWADRSAGFARSLLRTEVVVRVSAAGARRLPYAVDREAALTALDAADGPDGEGRLTLTLPVESMDVAFGQLLTLGAQLEVLAPASLRDRFAATARRLRELYG from the coding sequence ATGCGCGCTGCCCGGCTCATCAAGATGGTGCTGATCCTCCAGTCCCGGGCCGCGATGACGGCCGCCGAGCTGGCGCGGGAGCTGGAGGTGTCCGAGCGCACGGTGACCCGGGACGCCCAGGCGCTCTCGGAGGCGGGTATCCCGGTGTACGCGGACCGGGGCAGGACCGGCGGATACCGGCTGATCAGCGGCTACCGCGCGCTTCCGCCGAGCCTGAAGGGCATCGGCGGCGGTCCGTTGACCGGTCTGACCCGTGAGGAGGCCCAGGCGCTGTTCCTCTCCGGTCTGCCGTCGGCGCTGCGGGAGATGGGCCTGGCGGACACGGCGAGCTCGGCCCGGCTCAAGGTGTCCGAGGCGCTGCTGCCCTCCCTGCGGGACGCGTCGGAGGCGGCGGCGCGGCGCTTCCACCTGGACGCGCCCGGCTGGTACCAGGACCCTCGCCCCCCGGGCCTGCTCCCGGAGATCGCCGAGGCCGTCCGCGGCGACCGCCGGCTTACGGCCCGTTACCGGCGCGGGGCCCGCGACGGGGAACGGACCGCTGACGCCCGCCCGGCCGGGCGGGAGGTGGAGCGCGAGCTGGACCCGTACGGGCTGGTCCTGAAGGCGGGCGTCTGGTACCTCGTGGCCCGTGTGGGGGACGACTTCCGGGTGTACCGGATCGACCGCTTCAGCGCGGCGACGGTCTCCGACGAGCGTTTCGTACGGGACGAGGGCTTCGACCTGGCCGCGTTCTGGGCGGACCGGTCGGCCGGGTTCGCCCGTTCACTGCTGAGGACCGAGGTGGTGGTACGGGTGTCGGCGGCCGGGGCCCGGCGGCTGCCGTACGCGGTGGACCGGGAGGCGGCCCTGACGGCACTGGACGCGGCGGACGGCCCCGACGGGGAGGGCAGGCTGACGCTCACCCTCCCCGTCGAGTCCATGGACGTCGCCTTCGGTCAGCTCCTCACTCTGGGCGCGCAACTGGAGGTCCTTGCCCCGGCCTCACTGCGCGACCGGTTCGCGGCGACCGCCCGGCGGCTGCGCGAGCTGTACGGGTGA
- a CDS encoding SDR family oxidoreductase encodes MTTDRALTGRIALVAGATRGAGRAIAVHLGEAGATVYVTGRTTRTQVSEVGRPTETIEETAELVTAAGGEGIAVPTDHLEVEQVRALTERVDRERGRLDILVNDVWGGDHLLEFDTKMWDVELTAGLRMLELGVKTHLITSSLALPLLVRNRGGLVVEVTDGTAEYNNRTFRENLYFDLAKNAPIRMAYGLGEDLKDLGCTAVCVTPGFLRSEEMLDVFGVTEETWREGVAKDPHFAIAESPVLVGRAVAAVAADPERARWNGRSLSSGQLARVYGFTDADGSRPDAWAYMKEVVLEGRDATAEDYR; translated from the coding sequence ATGACGACGGACAGAGCACTCACAGGCAGGATCGCACTGGTCGCCGGAGCGACCCGGGGGGCGGGCCGGGCCATCGCCGTGCACCTGGGCGAGGCCGGCGCGACGGTGTACGTCACCGGACGCACGACCCGTACCCAGGTCAGCGAGGTCGGCCGGCCCACGGAGACCATCGAGGAGACGGCGGAGCTGGTCACGGCGGCGGGCGGCGAAGGCATCGCCGTACCGACGGACCATCTGGAAGTGGAGCAGGTACGGGCGCTGACCGAGCGCGTCGACCGGGAGCGGGGCCGGCTGGACATCCTGGTCAACGACGTCTGGGGCGGTGACCATCTGCTCGAATTCGACACGAAGATGTGGGACGTCGAGCTGACGGCCGGGCTGCGGATGCTGGAGCTGGGCGTGAAGACCCATCTGATCACCAGCAGTCTCGCGCTGCCCCTGCTGGTACGGAACCGGGGCGGACTGGTCGTCGAGGTCACCGACGGAACCGCCGAGTACAACAACCGCACCTTCCGCGAGAACCTTTACTTCGACCTCGCCAAGAACGCCCCGATCCGGATGGCGTACGGCCTCGGTGAGGACCTGAAGGACCTCGGCTGCACGGCGGTCTGCGTCACCCCGGGCTTCCTCCGGTCGGAGGAGATGCTCGACGTGTTCGGGGTGACGGAGGAGACCTGGCGCGAGGGCGTCGCCAAGGACCCGCACTTCGCCATCGCCGAGTCCCCCGTACTCGTCGGCCGCGCGGTCGCCGCGGTCGCCGCCGACCCGGAGCGGGCCCGGTGGAACGGCCGGTCGCTCTCCAGCGGACAGCTGGCCAGGGTGTACGGGTTCACGGACGCGGACGGCAGCCGTCCGGACGCCTGGGCCTACATGAAGGAGGTCGTGCTCGAAGGGCGGGACGCGACGGCGGAGGACTACCGCTGA